The following are encoded together in the Marmota flaviventris isolate mMarFla1 chromosome 18, mMarFla1.hap1, whole genome shotgun sequence genome:
- the Trpm4 gene encoding transient receptor potential cation channel subfamily M member 4 isoform X2, with translation MVGPEKEQSWIPKIFRKKICTTFIVDLSDSGGTLCQCGRPRSAHPSVAVEDAFGAAVVTVWDSDVHTTEKPTDAYGDLDFQGAGRRTSNFLRLSDRTDPATVYSLVTRAWGFQAPNLVVSVLGGSSGPVLQTWLQDLLRRGLVRAAQSTGAWIVTGGLHTGIGRHVGVAVRDHQTASTGGTNVVAMGVAPWGVVRNRDTLTNPKGSFPAKYRWHGDPEDGIEFPLDYNYSAFFLVDDGTHGRLGGEDRFRLRFETYVSQQKTGVGGTGIDIPVLLLLIDGDEKMLKRIEDATEAQLPCLLVAGSGGAADCLAETLEDTLAPGSGGVRRGEAHDRIKRFFPKGDPEVLHAQVERIMTRKELLTVYSSEDGSEEFETIVLKALVKACGTSEASAYLDELRLAVAWNRVDIAQSELFRGDIQWRSFHLEASLMDALLNDRPEFVRLLISHGLSLGHFLTPIRLAQLYSAVPPHSLIRSLLDQASHWSGTKGQSLKGGSAELRPPNVGHVLRTLLGETCAPRYPSTDVRDPHTGQGCRESACLLSDWATLEPSMDAAFGQAPWSDLLLWALLLNRAQMAMYFWEKGTNAVASALGACLLLRVMARLEPEAEEAARRKDLAVKFEGMAVGVWASRLGAGTRATREGAVHLPPPLTPASPRTPQISSARATAAAKTGLPASCCAAARCGGTPPASSLPCRPMPVPSSPRMGCRNSEEESTQKDPDLDTGAGINGEGPVGPKDAPEKVPLGGQRQPRSRGCCGGCARHRCLRRWSHFWGAPVTAFLGNVVSYLLFLLLFAHVLLLDFQPAAPGLAELLLYFWAFTLLCEELRQGLGGGWGSLASGGPMPGQTPLRHRLQLYLADTWNQCDLVALTCFLLGVGCRLTPGLFDLGRTVLCLDFMVFTLRLLHIFTVNKQLGPKIVIVSKMMKDVFFFLFFLGVWLVAYGVATEGLLRPRDRDLPNILRRVFYRPYLQIFGQIPQEDMDVALMEHMNCSSEQGAWARPSGMQAGSCVSLYANWLVVLLLIIFLLVANILLLNLLIAMFSYTFGKVQGNSDLYWKAQRYSLIREFHSRPALAPPLIVISHVRLLIRRLCKRRWANLPSSPVLEHFRVNLSKEAERKLMTWESVHKENFLLAQARDKRESDSERLKRTSQKVDTALKQLGQIREYERRLKGLEREVQHCNRVLDWVAEALSRSALLPPGGPPPPTGPTD, from the exons ATGGTGGGCCCGGAGAAGGAGCAG AGCTGGATCCCTAAGATCTTCAGGAAGAAGATCTGCACGACGTTCATAGTTGACCTCTCAGATTCCGG AGGGACCTTATGCCAGTGTGGGCGTCCTCGGAGTGCCCACCCCTCAGTGGCTGTGGAGGATGCATTTGGTGCAGCCGTGGTGACTGTGTGGGACAGTGACGTGCACACCACAGAGAAGCCCACTGACGCCTATGGGGACCTGGACTTCCAGGGCGCCGGTCGCAGGACTAGCAAC TTCCTCCGGCTCTCTGACCGTACGGATCCGGCGACAGTCTATAGCCTGGTCACGCGGGCGTGGGGCTTTCAAGCTCCGAACCTGGTGGTGTCAGTGCTGGGGGGTTCCAGTGGCCCTGTCCTCCAGACCTGGCTGCAGGACCTGCTGCGACGTGGCCTGGTCCGGGCTGCCCAGAGCACAG GGGCCTGGATTGTCACTGGGGGGCTGCACACAGGCATTGGCCGGCATGTTGGTGTGGCTGTGCGGGACCACCAGACGGCCAGCACGGGGGGCACCAACGTGGTGGCCATGGGAGTGGCCCCCTGGGGTGTGGTTCGAAATAGAGACACCCTCACCAACCCCAAG GGCTCGTTCCCTGCAAAGTACCGGTGGCACGGTGACCCTGAAGATGGGATCGAGTTTCCCCTGGACTACAATTACTCGGCCTTCTTCCTGGTGGACGATGGTACCCACGGTCGCCTGGGCGGGGAGGACCGCTTCCGCCTGCGGTTTGAGACCTACGTGTCGCAGCAGAAGACCGGGGTGGGAG GGACTGGAATCGACATCCCTGTGCTCCTCCTCCTGATCGATGGTGATGAGAAGATGCTGAAG CGGATTGAGGATGCCACCGAGGCTCAGCTCCCCTGCCTCTTGGTGGCTGGCTCTGGGGGTGCTGCTGACTGCCTGGCAGAGACCCTGGAAGACACCCTGGCTCCAGGGAGTGGGGGAGTCAGGAGAGGTGAAGCCCACGATCGGATTAAGCGTTTCTTCCCCAAAGGGGACCCTGAGGTCCTCCACGCCCAG GTGGAGAGGATCATGACCCGGAAGGAGCTGCTGACTGTCTACTCATCGGAGGATGGCTCTGAAGAATTCGAGACCATCGTTTTGAAGGCCCTCGTGAAAG CCTGTGGGACCTCTGAGGCCTCAGCTTACCTTGACGAGCTGCGTCTGGCTGTGGCTTGGAATCGGGTGGACATTGCTCAGAGTGAACTCTTCCGGGGGGACATCCAGTGGCGG TCCTTCCACCTGGAGGCGTCCCTCATGGACGCCCTGCTGAATGACCGGCCGGAGTTTGTGCGCTTGCTCATCTCCCACGGCCTCAGCCTGGGCCACTTCTTGACCCCGATACGCCTGGCGCAGCTGTACAGCGCAGTGCCCCCCCACTCCCTCATCCGCAGTCTCCTGGACCAGGCGTCCCACTGGTCGGGCACCAAAGGCCAGTCTCTAAAAGGGGGTTCTGCGGAGCTCCGGCCGCCCAATGTAGGCCACGTGCTGAGGACACTGCTGGGAGAGACGTGCGCCCCGAGGTACCCCTCCACTGACGTCCGGGACCCCCACACCGGCCAGGGCTGCAGGGAGAGT GCTTGTCTGCTCTCGGACTGGGCCACCTTGGAACCTTCGATGGACGCTGCCTTTGGGCAGGCTCCCTGGAGTGACCTGCTCCTCTGGGCGCTGCTGCTGAACAGAGCCCAGATGGCCATGTACTTCTGGGAGAAG GGCACCAACGCTGTGGCCTCGGCCCTGGGGGCCTGTTTGCTGCTCCGGGTGATGGCCCGGCTGGAACCTGAGGCGGAGGAGGCGGCGCGGCGGAAGGACTTGGCGGTCAAGTTCGAGGGCATGGCCGTCGGTGTGTGGGCCTCGCGCCTGGGAGCAGGGACCCGGGCTACGCGGGAAGGGGCCGTGCATCTCCCGCCTCCTCTCACCCCTGCTTCTCCGCGGACCCCGCAGATCTCTTCGGCGCGTGCTACCGCAGCAGCGAAGACAGGGCTGCCCGCCTCCTGCTGCGCCGCTGCCCGCTGTGGGGGGACGCCACCTGCCTCCAGCTTGCCATGCAGGCCGATGCCCGTGCCTTCTTCGCCCAGGATGGGGTGCAG GAATTCAGAAGAGGAGTCCACACAGAAGGACCCAGACTTAGACACGGGTGCCGGAATTAACGGGGAAGGGCCCGTTGG GCCCAAGGACGCCCCTGAGAAGGTGCCCCTTGGTGGGCAGCGGCAGCCAAGGTCCCGGGGCTGCTGCGGGGGTTGTGCCCGGCACAGGTGCCTGCGCCGCTGGTCCCACTTCTGGGGGGCACCGGTGACGGCCTTCCTGGGCAACGTGGTCAGCTACCTGCTGTTCCTGCTGCTCTTCGCCCACGTGCTGCTCCTCGACTTCCAGCCGGCGGCGCCCGGGCTGGCCGAGCTGCTGCTCTACTTCTGGGCCTTCACGCTGCTCTGCGAGGAGCTGCGCCAGGGCCTGGGCGGCGGCTGGGGCAGCCTAGCCAGCGGGGGACCCATGCCCGGCCAGACCCCTCTGCGCCACCGCCTGCAGCTCTACCTCGCGGACACCTGGAACCAATGCGACCTGGTGGCGCTCACCTGCTTCCTCCTGGGCGTGGGCTGCAG GCTGACTCCAGGCCTCTTCGACCTGGGCCGCACGGTCCTCTGCCTGGATTTCATGGTCTTCACGCTGCGCCTGTTGCACATCTTCACGGTGAACAAACAACTGGGGCCCAAGATCGTCATCGTGAGCAAGATG ATGAAGGACgtgttcttcttcctcttctttcttggtGTCTGGCTGGTCGCCTATGGCGTGGCCACGGAGGGGCTCCTGAGGCCTCGGGACCGTGACCTCCCGAATATCCTGCGCCGGGTCTTCTACCGGCCCTACCTGCAGATCTTCGGGCAGATACCCCAGGAGGACATGGACG TGGCCCTCATGGAGCACATGAACTGCTCGTCGGAGCAGGGTGCCTGGGCGCGCCCATCCGGGATGCAGGCCGGCTCCTGCGTCTCGCTGTATGCCAACTGGCTGGTGGTGCTGCTCCTCATCATCTTCCTGCTCGTGGCCAACATCCTGCTGCTCAATTTGCTCATCGCCATGTTCAG CTATACATTTGGCAAAGTACAAGGCAACAGCGACCTCTACTGGAAGGCACAGCGCTATAGCCTCATCCGGGAATTCCACTCTCGGCCTGCACTGGCCCCGCCCCTTATCGTCATCTCCCACGTGCGCCTCCTCATCAGGCGACTGTGCAAGCGTCGCTGGGCCAACTTGCCCTCATCCCCGGTCCTCGAGCATTTCC GTGTCAACCTCTCGAAAGAAGCTGAGCGGAAGCTAATGACATGGGAATCTGTGCACAAGGAAAATTTCCTTCTGGCACAAGCACGGGACAAACGGGAGAGTGATTCTGAGCGACTCAAGCGCACTTCGCAGAA AGTGGACACGGCGTTGAAGCAGTTGGGACAGATCCGGGAGTATGAGCGACGTCTGAAAGGGCTGGAGCGGGAG GTTCAACACTGTAATCGGGTTCTGGATTGGGTGGCCGAGGCCCTGAGCCGTTCTGCCTTGCTGCCACCAGGAGGGCCACCACCCCCAACTGGGCCCACAG aCTGA
- the Trpm4 gene encoding transient receptor potential cation channel subfamily M member 4 isoform X1, translating to MVGPEKEQSWIPKIFRKKICTTFIVDLSDSGGTLCQCGRPRSAHPSVAVEDAFGAAVVTVWDSDVHTTEKPTDAYGDLDFQGAGRRTSNFLRLSDRTDPATVYSLVTRAWGFQAPNLVVSVLGGSSGPVLQTWLQDLLRRGLVRAAQSTGAWIVTGGLHTGIGRHVGVAVRDHQTASTGGTNVVAMGVAPWGVVRNRDTLTNPKGSFPAKYRWHGDPEDGIEFPLDYNYSAFFLVDDGTHGRLGGEDRFRLRFETYVSQQKTGVGGTGIDIPVLLLLIDGDEKMLKRIEDATEAQLPCLLVAGSGGAADCLAETLEDTLAPGSGGVRRGEAHDRIKRFFPKGDPEVLHAQVERIMTRKELLTVYSSEDGSEEFETIVLKALVKACGTSEASAYLDELRLAVAWNRVDIAQSELFRGDIQWRSFHLEASLMDALLNDRPEFVRLLISHGLSLGHFLTPIRLAQLYSAVPPHSLIRSLLDQASHWSGTKGQSLKGGSAELRPPNVGHVLRTLLGETCAPRYPSTDVRDPHTGQGCRESACLLSDWATLEPSMDAAFGQAPWSDLLLWALLLNRAQMAMYFWEKGTNAVASALGACLLLRVMARLEPEAEEAARRKDLAVKFEGMAVDLFGACYRSSEDRAARLLLRRCPLWGDATCLQLAMQADARAFFAQDGVQSLLTQKWWGEMDSTTPIWALVLAFFCPPLIYANLITFRNSEEESTQKDPDLDTGAGINGEGPVGPKDAPEKVPLGGQRQPRSRGCCGGCARHRCLRRWSHFWGAPVTAFLGNVVSYLLFLLLFAHVLLLDFQPAAPGLAELLLYFWAFTLLCEELRQGLGGGWGSLASGGPMPGQTPLRHRLQLYLADTWNQCDLVALTCFLLGVGCRLTPGLFDLGRTVLCLDFMVFTLRLLHIFTVNKQLGPKIVIVSKMMKDVFFFLFFLGVWLVAYGVATEGLLRPRDRDLPNILRRVFYRPYLQIFGQIPQEDMDVALMEHMNCSSEQGAWARPSGMQAGSCVSLYANWLVVLLLIIFLLVANILLLNLLIAMFSYTFGKVQGNSDLYWKAQRYSLIREFHSRPALAPPLIVISHVRLLIRRLCKRRWANLPSSPVLEHFRVNLSKEAERKLMTWESVHKENFLLAQARDKRESDSERLKRTSQKVDTALKQLGQIREYERRLKGLEREVQHCNRVLDWVAEALSRSALLPPGGPPPPTGPTD from the exons ATGGTGGGCCCGGAGAAGGAGCAG AGCTGGATCCCTAAGATCTTCAGGAAGAAGATCTGCACGACGTTCATAGTTGACCTCTCAGATTCCGG AGGGACCTTATGCCAGTGTGGGCGTCCTCGGAGTGCCCACCCCTCAGTGGCTGTGGAGGATGCATTTGGTGCAGCCGTGGTGACTGTGTGGGACAGTGACGTGCACACCACAGAGAAGCCCACTGACGCCTATGGGGACCTGGACTTCCAGGGCGCCGGTCGCAGGACTAGCAAC TTCCTCCGGCTCTCTGACCGTACGGATCCGGCGACAGTCTATAGCCTGGTCACGCGGGCGTGGGGCTTTCAAGCTCCGAACCTGGTGGTGTCAGTGCTGGGGGGTTCCAGTGGCCCTGTCCTCCAGACCTGGCTGCAGGACCTGCTGCGACGTGGCCTGGTCCGGGCTGCCCAGAGCACAG GGGCCTGGATTGTCACTGGGGGGCTGCACACAGGCATTGGCCGGCATGTTGGTGTGGCTGTGCGGGACCACCAGACGGCCAGCACGGGGGGCACCAACGTGGTGGCCATGGGAGTGGCCCCCTGGGGTGTGGTTCGAAATAGAGACACCCTCACCAACCCCAAG GGCTCGTTCCCTGCAAAGTACCGGTGGCACGGTGACCCTGAAGATGGGATCGAGTTTCCCCTGGACTACAATTACTCGGCCTTCTTCCTGGTGGACGATGGTACCCACGGTCGCCTGGGCGGGGAGGACCGCTTCCGCCTGCGGTTTGAGACCTACGTGTCGCAGCAGAAGACCGGGGTGGGAG GGACTGGAATCGACATCCCTGTGCTCCTCCTCCTGATCGATGGTGATGAGAAGATGCTGAAG CGGATTGAGGATGCCACCGAGGCTCAGCTCCCCTGCCTCTTGGTGGCTGGCTCTGGGGGTGCTGCTGACTGCCTGGCAGAGACCCTGGAAGACACCCTGGCTCCAGGGAGTGGGGGAGTCAGGAGAGGTGAAGCCCACGATCGGATTAAGCGTTTCTTCCCCAAAGGGGACCCTGAGGTCCTCCACGCCCAG GTGGAGAGGATCATGACCCGGAAGGAGCTGCTGACTGTCTACTCATCGGAGGATGGCTCTGAAGAATTCGAGACCATCGTTTTGAAGGCCCTCGTGAAAG CCTGTGGGACCTCTGAGGCCTCAGCTTACCTTGACGAGCTGCGTCTGGCTGTGGCTTGGAATCGGGTGGACATTGCTCAGAGTGAACTCTTCCGGGGGGACATCCAGTGGCGG TCCTTCCACCTGGAGGCGTCCCTCATGGACGCCCTGCTGAATGACCGGCCGGAGTTTGTGCGCTTGCTCATCTCCCACGGCCTCAGCCTGGGCCACTTCTTGACCCCGATACGCCTGGCGCAGCTGTACAGCGCAGTGCCCCCCCACTCCCTCATCCGCAGTCTCCTGGACCAGGCGTCCCACTGGTCGGGCACCAAAGGCCAGTCTCTAAAAGGGGGTTCTGCGGAGCTCCGGCCGCCCAATGTAGGCCACGTGCTGAGGACACTGCTGGGAGAGACGTGCGCCCCGAGGTACCCCTCCACTGACGTCCGGGACCCCCACACCGGCCAGGGCTGCAGGGAGAGT GCTTGTCTGCTCTCGGACTGGGCCACCTTGGAACCTTCGATGGACGCTGCCTTTGGGCAGGCTCCCTGGAGTGACCTGCTCCTCTGGGCGCTGCTGCTGAACAGAGCCCAGATGGCCATGTACTTCTGGGAGAAG GGCACCAACGCTGTGGCCTCGGCCCTGGGGGCCTGTTTGCTGCTCCGGGTGATGGCCCGGCTGGAACCTGAGGCGGAGGAGGCGGCGCGGCGGAAGGACTTGGCGGTCAAGTTCGAGGGCATGGCCGTCG ATCTCTTCGGCGCGTGCTACCGCAGCAGCGAAGACAGGGCTGCCCGCCTCCTGCTGCGCCGCTGCCCGCTGTGGGGGGACGCCACCTGCCTCCAGCTTGCCATGCAGGCCGATGCCCGTGCCTTCTTCGCCCAGGATGGGGTGCAG TCCCTGCTGACGCAGAAGTGGTGGGGGGAGATGGACAGCACCACACCCATCTGGGCCCTGGTTCTCGCCTTCTTCTGCCCCCCACTCATCTACGCCAACCTCATCACCTTCAG GAATTCAGAAGAGGAGTCCACACAGAAGGACCCAGACTTAGACACGGGTGCCGGAATTAACGGGGAAGGGCCCGTTGG GCCCAAGGACGCCCCTGAGAAGGTGCCCCTTGGTGGGCAGCGGCAGCCAAGGTCCCGGGGCTGCTGCGGGGGTTGTGCCCGGCACAGGTGCCTGCGCCGCTGGTCCCACTTCTGGGGGGCACCGGTGACGGCCTTCCTGGGCAACGTGGTCAGCTACCTGCTGTTCCTGCTGCTCTTCGCCCACGTGCTGCTCCTCGACTTCCAGCCGGCGGCGCCCGGGCTGGCCGAGCTGCTGCTCTACTTCTGGGCCTTCACGCTGCTCTGCGAGGAGCTGCGCCAGGGCCTGGGCGGCGGCTGGGGCAGCCTAGCCAGCGGGGGACCCATGCCCGGCCAGACCCCTCTGCGCCACCGCCTGCAGCTCTACCTCGCGGACACCTGGAACCAATGCGACCTGGTGGCGCTCACCTGCTTCCTCCTGGGCGTGGGCTGCAG GCTGACTCCAGGCCTCTTCGACCTGGGCCGCACGGTCCTCTGCCTGGATTTCATGGTCTTCACGCTGCGCCTGTTGCACATCTTCACGGTGAACAAACAACTGGGGCCCAAGATCGTCATCGTGAGCAAGATG ATGAAGGACgtgttcttcttcctcttctttcttggtGTCTGGCTGGTCGCCTATGGCGTGGCCACGGAGGGGCTCCTGAGGCCTCGGGACCGTGACCTCCCGAATATCCTGCGCCGGGTCTTCTACCGGCCCTACCTGCAGATCTTCGGGCAGATACCCCAGGAGGACATGGACG TGGCCCTCATGGAGCACATGAACTGCTCGTCGGAGCAGGGTGCCTGGGCGCGCCCATCCGGGATGCAGGCCGGCTCCTGCGTCTCGCTGTATGCCAACTGGCTGGTGGTGCTGCTCCTCATCATCTTCCTGCTCGTGGCCAACATCCTGCTGCTCAATTTGCTCATCGCCATGTTCAG CTATACATTTGGCAAAGTACAAGGCAACAGCGACCTCTACTGGAAGGCACAGCGCTATAGCCTCATCCGGGAATTCCACTCTCGGCCTGCACTGGCCCCGCCCCTTATCGTCATCTCCCACGTGCGCCTCCTCATCAGGCGACTGTGCAAGCGTCGCTGGGCCAACTTGCCCTCATCCCCGGTCCTCGAGCATTTCC GTGTCAACCTCTCGAAAGAAGCTGAGCGGAAGCTAATGACATGGGAATCTGTGCACAAGGAAAATTTCCTTCTGGCACAAGCACGGGACAAACGGGAGAGTGATTCTGAGCGACTCAAGCGCACTTCGCAGAA AGTGGACACGGCGTTGAAGCAGTTGGGACAGATCCGGGAGTATGAGCGACGTCTGAAAGGGCTGGAGCGGGAG GTTCAACACTGTAATCGGGTTCTGGATTGGGTGGCCGAGGCCCTGAGCCGTTCTGCCTTGCTGCCACCAGGAGGGCCACCACCCCCAACTGGGCCCACAG aCTGA
- the Trpm4 gene encoding transient receptor potential cation channel subfamily M member 4 isoform X3 — MDALLNDRPEFVRLLISHGLSLGHFLTPIRLAQLYSAVPPHSLIRSLLDQASHWSGTKGQSLKGGSAELRPPNVGHVLRTLLGETCAPRYPSTDVRDPHTGQGCRESACLLSDWATLEPSMDAAFGQAPWSDLLLWALLLNRAQMAMYFWEKGTNAVASALGACLLLRVMARLEPEAEEAARRKDLAVKFEGMAVDLFGACYRSSEDRAARLLLRRCPLWGDATCLQLAMQADARAFFAQDGVQSLLTQKWWGEMDSTTPIWALVLAFFCPPLIYANLITFRNSEEESTQKDPDLDTGAGINGEGPVGPKDAPEKVPLGGQRQPRSRGCCGGCARHRCLRRWSHFWGAPVTAFLGNVVSYLLFLLLFAHVLLLDFQPAAPGLAELLLYFWAFTLLCEELRQGLGGGWGSLASGGPMPGQTPLRHRLQLYLADTWNQCDLVALTCFLLGVGCRLTPGLFDLGRTVLCLDFMVFTLRLLHIFTVNKQLGPKIVIVSKMMKDVFFFLFFLGVWLVAYGVATEGLLRPRDRDLPNILRRVFYRPYLQIFGQIPQEDMDVALMEHMNCSSEQGAWARPSGMQAGSCVSLYANWLVVLLLIIFLLVANILLLNLLIAMFSYTFGKVQGNSDLYWKAQRYSLIREFHSRPALAPPLIVISHVRLLIRRLCKRRWANLPSSPVLEHFRVNLSKEAERKLMTWESVHKENFLLAQARDKRESDSERLKRTSQKVDTALKQLGQIREYERRLKGLEREVQHCNRVLDWVAEALSRSALLPPGGPPPPTGPTD, encoded by the exons ATGGACGCCCTGCTGAATGACCGGCCGGAGTTTGTGCGCTTGCTCATCTCCCACGGCCTCAGCCTGGGCCACTTCTTGACCCCGATACGCCTGGCGCAGCTGTACAGCGCAGTGCCCCCCCACTCCCTCATCCGCAGTCTCCTGGACCAGGCGTCCCACTGGTCGGGCACCAAAGGCCAGTCTCTAAAAGGGGGTTCTGCGGAGCTCCGGCCGCCCAATGTAGGCCACGTGCTGAGGACACTGCTGGGAGAGACGTGCGCCCCGAGGTACCCCTCCACTGACGTCCGGGACCCCCACACCGGCCAGGGCTGCAGGGAGAGT GCTTGTCTGCTCTCGGACTGGGCCACCTTGGAACCTTCGATGGACGCTGCCTTTGGGCAGGCTCCCTGGAGTGACCTGCTCCTCTGGGCGCTGCTGCTGAACAGAGCCCAGATGGCCATGTACTTCTGGGAGAAG GGCACCAACGCTGTGGCCTCGGCCCTGGGGGCCTGTTTGCTGCTCCGGGTGATGGCCCGGCTGGAACCTGAGGCGGAGGAGGCGGCGCGGCGGAAGGACTTGGCGGTCAAGTTCGAGGGCATGGCCGTCG ATCTCTTCGGCGCGTGCTACCGCAGCAGCGAAGACAGGGCTGCCCGCCTCCTGCTGCGCCGCTGCCCGCTGTGGGGGGACGCCACCTGCCTCCAGCTTGCCATGCAGGCCGATGCCCGTGCCTTCTTCGCCCAGGATGGGGTGCAG TCCCTGCTGACGCAGAAGTGGTGGGGGGAGATGGACAGCACCACACCCATCTGGGCCCTGGTTCTCGCCTTCTTCTGCCCCCCACTCATCTACGCCAACCTCATCACCTTCAG GAATTCAGAAGAGGAGTCCACACAGAAGGACCCAGACTTAGACACGGGTGCCGGAATTAACGGGGAAGGGCCCGTTGG GCCCAAGGACGCCCCTGAGAAGGTGCCCCTTGGTGGGCAGCGGCAGCCAAGGTCCCGGGGCTGCTGCGGGGGTTGTGCCCGGCACAGGTGCCTGCGCCGCTGGTCCCACTTCTGGGGGGCACCGGTGACGGCCTTCCTGGGCAACGTGGTCAGCTACCTGCTGTTCCTGCTGCTCTTCGCCCACGTGCTGCTCCTCGACTTCCAGCCGGCGGCGCCCGGGCTGGCCGAGCTGCTGCTCTACTTCTGGGCCTTCACGCTGCTCTGCGAGGAGCTGCGCCAGGGCCTGGGCGGCGGCTGGGGCAGCCTAGCCAGCGGGGGACCCATGCCCGGCCAGACCCCTCTGCGCCACCGCCTGCAGCTCTACCTCGCGGACACCTGGAACCAATGCGACCTGGTGGCGCTCACCTGCTTCCTCCTGGGCGTGGGCTGCAG GCTGACTCCAGGCCTCTTCGACCTGGGCCGCACGGTCCTCTGCCTGGATTTCATGGTCTTCACGCTGCGCCTGTTGCACATCTTCACGGTGAACAAACAACTGGGGCCCAAGATCGTCATCGTGAGCAAGATG ATGAAGGACgtgttcttcttcctcttctttcttggtGTCTGGCTGGTCGCCTATGGCGTGGCCACGGAGGGGCTCCTGAGGCCTCGGGACCGTGACCTCCCGAATATCCTGCGCCGGGTCTTCTACCGGCCCTACCTGCAGATCTTCGGGCAGATACCCCAGGAGGACATGGACG TGGCCCTCATGGAGCACATGAACTGCTCGTCGGAGCAGGGTGCCTGGGCGCGCCCATCCGGGATGCAGGCCGGCTCCTGCGTCTCGCTGTATGCCAACTGGCTGGTGGTGCTGCTCCTCATCATCTTCCTGCTCGTGGCCAACATCCTGCTGCTCAATTTGCTCATCGCCATGTTCAG CTATACATTTGGCAAAGTACAAGGCAACAGCGACCTCTACTGGAAGGCACAGCGCTATAGCCTCATCCGGGAATTCCACTCTCGGCCTGCACTGGCCCCGCCCCTTATCGTCATCTCCCACGTGCGCCTCCTCATCAGGCGACTGTGCAAGCGTCGCTGGGCCAACTTGCCCTCATCCCCGGTCCTCGAGCATTTCC GTGTCAACCTCTCGAAAGAAGCTGAGCGGAAGCTAATGACATGGGAATCTGTGCACAAGGAAAATTTCCTTCTGGCACAAGCACGGGACAAACGGGAGAGTGATTCTGAGCGACTCAAGCGCACTTCGCAGAA AGTGGACACGGCGTTGAAGCAGTTGGGACAGATCCGGGAGTATGAGCGACGTCTGAAAGGGCTGGAGCGGGAG GTTCAACACTGTAATCGGGTTCTGGATTGGGTGGCCGAGGCCCTGAGCCGTTCTGCCTTGCTGCCACCAGGAGGGCCACCACCCCCAACTGGGCCCACAG aCTGA